A genome region from Trichosurus vulpecula isolate mTriVul1 chromosome 5, mTriVul1.pri, whole genome shotgun sequence includes the following:
- the LOC118852362 gene encoding olfactory receptor 10A7: protein MTCENQTRITEFYLLGFTNNPETQVCLFILFLIIYSVTLVGNFLIITVTSVDPALQTPMYFFLRNLSLLEVCFTLVMVPKMLVDLVSTTKSISFIGCGTQMYFFFFFGSSECFLLSMMAYDRYVAICNPLRYTLIMNRGLCNLMAIGSWLSGVPVSMLQTAWMMALPFCGQNDVDHFFCDGPPVLKLVSQDTTMYEMQALASTLLFIMFPFSLILVSYTHIITTILKMPSATGRQKAFSTCSSHLIVVSLFYGTASLTYLRPKSTQSPESKKMVSLSYTVITPMLNPIIYSLRNNEVKGAVRRTFSREVLQKLEVF, encoded by the coding sequence ATGACTTGTGAGAATCAGACCAGAATCACTGAGTTTTACCTTTTGGGCTTCACCAACAATCCAGAAACACAAGTTTGCCTCTTTATTCTGTTTCTGATCATTTATTCAGTCACTTTGGTGGGCAACTTCCTCATTATCACAGTAACTAGTGTGGACCCTGCTCTTCAAactcccatgtacttcttcctccGTAACCTATCGCTCTTAGAAGTCTGCTTCACTTTGGTTATGGTACCCAAGATGCTGGTGGACTTGGTATCTACAACAAAAAGCATCTCCTTCATAGGCTGTGGTACACAgatgtatttcttcttcttctttggcaGCTCTGAGTGCTTTCTCCTCTCCATGATGGCATATGATCGTTATGTGGCCATCTGTAACCCTCTCCGATACACACTCATCATGAACCGAGGCCTGTGCAACTTAATGGCAATAGGGTCTTGGCTGTCTGGTGTCCCTGTCTCTATGCTGCAAACAGCTTGGATGATGGCCCTTCCATTCTGTGGACAAAATGATGTGGACCACTTCTTTTGTGATGGGCCACCTGTTTTGAAGCTGGTCTCTCAGGACACAACCATGTATGAGATGCAGGCATTGGCCTCTACCCTCCTCTTCATCAtgttccccttctcccttatCTTGGTTTCCTACACCCATATTATCACAACCATCCTGAAAATGCCCTCTGCCACTGGCCGCCAGAAGGCCTTCTCTACTTGTTCTTCCCATTTAATTGTGGTATCCCTCTTTTATGGGACTGCAAGCCTAACTTATCTGAGGCCAAAGTCCACCCAATCCCCTGAGAGTAAGAAGATGGTATCACTGTCCTACACAGTCATCACTCCAATGTTAAACCCCATCATCTATAGCCTAAGGAACAACGAAGTAAAAGGGGCTGTCAGGAGGACATTTTCTAGAGAGGTGTTGCAAAAATTGGAGGTGTTTTGA